In Lachancea thermotolerans CBS 6340 chromosome H complete sequence, a single genomic region encodes these proteins:
- the RER1 gene encoding protein retrieval receptor (similar to uniprot|P25560 Saccharomyces cerevisiae YCL001W RER1 Protein involved in retention of membrane proteins including Sec12p in the ER localized to Golgi functions as a retrieval receptor in returning membrane proteins to the ER) yields the protein MDGADKSAQAAAFMNKYKTQYQVYLDKVTPHLKYRWGALGGMLVLFFLRVIYGEGWYVVCYGLSIYLLNQFLAFLTPKFDVSLQQDEENNELEAGERADEFRPFIRRLPEFKFWHNSVRAVCLCSVLTLFRVFDIPVFWPILVVYFVLLFALTMRRQIQHMIKYRYIPLDIGKKRYRSRD from the coding sequence ATGGATGGAGCAGACAAATCAGCACAAGCCGCTGCTTTCATGAACAAGTACAAAACTCAGTACCAGGTTTACCTCGATAAGGTCACACCTCATTTGAAGTATAGATGGGGCGCTCTTGGAGGCATGTTAgtgctcttcttccttcgCGTCATATATGGAGAAGGATGGTACGTTGTATGCTATGGGCTATCTATTTATCTTCTCAACCAATTTTTAGCCTTCTTAACACCCAAATTTGATGTCTCGCTGCAGCaagatgaggaaaacaatgaATTAGAGGCTGGCGAGAGAGCTGACGAGTTCAGGCCCTTCATAAGAAGATTGCCTGAGTTTAAATTCTGGCATAACTCCGTAAGGGCTGTCTGTCTTTGTTCAGTCCTAACGTTGTTCCGCGTTTTTGATATCCCAGTTTTTTGGCCTATTTTGGTTGTATATTTTGTCTTGTTATTTGCGCTAACCATGAGGCGGCAGATTCAACACATGATTAAGTATAGGTACATCCCATTGGACATTGGCAAGAAGAGATACCGCTCTAGAGACTGA
- a CDS encoding KLTH0H12474p (similar to uniprot|P33309 Saccharomyces cerevisiae YNL001W DOM34 Probable RNA-binding protein functions in protein translation to promote G1 progression and differentiation required for meiotic cell division), whose translation MKLISQVTGNGNNPEQLTLLPQDKEDLFCLYNIINTDDEVIFKRMVTSKVDSTGKKKTTELIKLRLRIVSSEFEPQHEFLRYKGITTEDESGRANVDIPLGKYFSFTVDYKYSFTLLKYDYNNFVAKQLKEACNLESRSDIAAIVLQEGIAHICLLSSFSTILKNKIEYSLPKKKRGTDVAKFDEKVEKFYKATYESMKRHFDFAQLKVILLCSPGFYAKTLFDKILSYAQEEQNKTILANKSRFLVAHCSTGYLQGINEVLKNPAYGSRLQDAKNSKEALVMDEFLQHLNDDDFKAWYGEAEVTKASEMGAIDTLLVTDGLLRSDDLNMRKKCVGITQDVERAGGSVVVFSSLHSSGEELDRLTGLACILKFPIPDLDEFSEEDK comes from the coding sequence ATGAAGCTAATAAGTCAAGTCACGGGCAATGGAAACAATCCCGAGCAGCTTACACTGCTTCCTCAAGACAAGGAAGACCTTTTCTGCCTATACAACATCATAAACACAGATGACGAagtcattttcaaaagaatggTTACAAGCAAAGTGGACAGCACTGGTAAAAAGAAGACCACAGAACTCATCAAACTACGGCTCAGGATTGTGTCTTCTGAGTTTGAGCCCCAGCACGAGTTTCTGAGATACAAGGGCATCACAACTGAAGATGAAAGCGGAAGAGCAAACGTCGACATACCTTTGGGAAAATACTTCAGCTTCACGGTAGACTACAAATATTCGTtcactttgttgaaatacGACTACAATAATTTTGTTGCGAAGCAActgaaagaagcttgcAACTTAGAGAGTCGCTCGGATATCGCAGCGATCGTTCTACAGGAAGGTATCGCTCACATTTGCCTtctgagctctttcagtACGATactgaagaacaagataGAATACAGCttgccaaagaaaaagagaggaacTGATGTTGCTAAATTCGACGAGAAGGTGGAGAAGTTCTACAAAGCAACATACGAATCCATGAAAAGACATTTTGACTTTGCGCAATTAAAAGTCATCCTGCTTTGCTCTCCAGGGTTTTATGCCAAAACtctctttgataaaatttTGTCTTACGCTCAAGAGGAACAGAACAAAACCATCCTTGCAAACAAATCACGGTTCTTGGTTGCTCATTGTTCTACTGGATACCTTCAGGGTATAAACGAAGTCCTGAAAAATCCGGCATATGGTTCAAGGCTACAGGATGCCAAAAATTCGAAGGAAGCTTTAGTAATGGATGAATTTTTGCAGCATTTGAACGACGATGATTTCAAGGCATGGTATGGGGAGGCCGAGGTAACGAAGGCATCAGAAATGGGAGCAATCGATACACTTTTGGTCACAGACGGGCTTCTGCGCTCTGACGATCTGAACATGAGAAAGAAATGTGTGGGTATTACCCAAGATGTTGAACGAGCTGGCGGGTCCGTTGTGGTTTTTAGCTCCCTTCACAGTTCTGGAGAAGAACTCGACAGATTAACTGGTCTCGCTTGTATTCTTAAATTTCCAATTCCAGACCTTGACGAGTTTTCGGAAGAGGATAAATAG
- the PGS1 gene encoding CDP-diacylglycerol--glycerol-3-phosphate 3-phosphatidyltransferase (similar to uniprot|P25578 Saccharomyces cerevisiae YCL004W PGS1 Phosphatidylglycerolphosphate synthase catalyzes the synthesis of phosphatidylglycerolphosphate from CDP-diacylglycerol and sn-glycerol 3-phosphate in the first committed and rate- limiting step of cardiolipin biosynthesis) gives MRPATLQKQGIFAGSFWRSLRLHTTSVESMKNSQKAAQSRRVSYTDEVKQQLSKLNACFFFRKGEIKILDTPSCFYNTLKQKISVAKDRIFLASLYIGTSERELIKCISDALDRNASLKVYFLVDGLRGTREAPKSCSASLLSELLRSHKDRVDIRLYRTPDLTPFKEAVIPRRFNEGIGLQHMKIYGVDDEVILSGANLSNDYFSNRQDRYYLFKSRKLASYYFKLHQLVSSMSYQVHYSEAVQKYKMIWPHDNIAVDPRADKASFLKVCSSTLKTFLTDPVDETADYEAFEPKTYSTRVYPISQFTPLFRASPQDYSTEKPTILQILSHIPDGSVKWTFTAGYFNMLPEIKSLLLGAPCKEGNVITASPFANGFYQSKGVSKFLPSAYLHLSEKFLSEVRNRGKESQISLNEWKKGIVNTPGGWSYHAKGIWLSDNNEKDQRPAITIVGSSNYTRRAYSVDLESNVVLVTEDSDLKDEMQAEIDRLMFHTEPVTIENFKNEPQRHVSLGIQAATRIIGKKL, from the coding sequence ATGAGGCCCGcaactcttcaaaagcaaggAATATTTGCAGGCAGTTTTTGGCGTTCTCTCAGACTTCACACTACTAGTGTGGAAAGCATGAAAAACAGTCAGAAAGCTGCTCAATCTCGCAGAGTCTCATACACGGATGAGGTCAAACAGCAGCTGTCTAAGTTAAAtgcttgcttcttcttcagaaagggcgagatcaaaattttggacaCTCCAAGTTGTTTCTATAACACCCTGAAACAGAAGATATCAGTTGCAAAGGATAGGATATTTTTGGCCTCCCTTTACATTGGGACCTCTGAAAGAGAACTTATTAAGTGCATTTCCGATGCCCTTGACCGCAACGCCAGTTTGAAAGTCTATTTTTTGGTAGATGGATTGCGAGGTACTAGGGAGGCTCCAAAGAGCTGCTCTGCCTCTTTGTTGTCAGAATTGCTTAGAAGCCATAAGGATCGGGTCGACATACGCTTGTACCGGACACCTGACTTGACGCCGTTTAAGGAAGCGGTGATACCTCGGAGATTTAATGAAGGAATTGGGCTCCAGCACATGAAGATCTACGGAGTCGATGACGAGGTTATCCTTTCCGGTGCCAACTTATCCAACGActatttttcaaatcgaCAGGATCGATATTATTTGTTCAAATCACGCAAGCTCGCTAGTTACTATTTCAAACTACACCAGCTAGTGAGCAGCATGAGTTACCAGGTACATTATTCTGAAGCTGTCCAAAAATACAAAATGATCTGGCCGCACGACAATATCGCCGTCGACCCTCGAGCCGACAAGGCAAGTTTTCTTAAAGTTTGCTCAAGCACCCTGAAAACGTTCTTGACAGATCCAGTGGACGAAACTGCTGATTATGAAGCCTTTGAGCCTAAAACTTATAGCACCAGAGTGTACCCAATTTCTCAATTTACCCCTCTATTTAGAGCTAGCCCACAGGATTACTCTACCGAAAAGCCCACGATACTTCAGATTCTGTCACACATCCCTGACGGCTCAGTTAAGTGGACGTTTACTGCTGGTTACTTTAATATGCTTCCTGAAATCAAAAGCCTCCTTTTAGGGGCACCTTGCAAAGAAGGCAACGTAATAACAGCTTCTCCGTTTGCGAATGGCTTCTATCAATCTAAGGGTGTTTCAAAGTTCCTTCCGAGCGCCTATCTACACCTTTCCGAAAAGTTTTTATCTGAAGTGCGAAATCGTGGAAAAGAGTCCCAGATTAGCCTGAACGAGTGGAAGAAAGGAATCGTCAATACACCTGGTGGATGGTCATACCATGCCAAAGGTATTTGGCTCTCAGATAATAATGAGAAAGATCAAAGACCTGCGATCACTATAGTCGGTTCTTCTAATTACACAAGGAGGGCATATTCTGTAGATTTGGAATCGAATGTTGTGTTAGTTACTGAGGATTCTGATCTCAAAGACGAGATGCAAGCTGAAATTGATCGCCTAATGTTTCACACAGAGCCGGTGACCATagagaacttcaaaaatgagcCTCAAAGACATGTGAGTTTGGGCATCCAGGCCGCAACTAGAATCATAGGGAAAAAGCTTTAG